Proteins encoded within one genomic window of Bradyrhizobium sp. 186:
- a CDS encoding DUF2336 domain-containing protein, producing MNGAKTLLQDLDDAIARGTDESRTKALWHATDILITGRYSDDEISMFGEVIGRLADEIEVAARTQLSELMAACDHAPLNVIKQLAFDDEIDVAGPVLRESTRLDEKVLLENAMTKGQSHLLAIAQRKSIGEAVTDVLVKRGDQEVVTSVARNEGARFSGSGLLHMVRRAEGDSILAEQLGLRKDVPRHVFQQLISKASEDVRRRLEHERPEMMAQIQSSVTEVTGDLQSKFGPSSRSYFVAKRVVTTQHRQGNLNQDSISNYARQHRLDEVQIGLSLLSALPVDVIERAMMDRNREILLVLCKALDFSWDTTMSLLFLGAKDHLITARELHDNERDFGRLKVETSRSVLKFYQSRKNSAGVDPVTGRQGELQVH from the coding sequence ATGAACGGGGCGAAAACGCTTCTACAGGATCTGGACGACGCCATCGCGCGCGGCACCGACGAGAGCCGGACGAAGGCGCTGTGGCATGCGACCGACATTCTGATCACCGGCCGCTACAGCGATGACGAGATCAGCATGTTCGGCGAGGTCATCGGGCGGCTTGCCGACGAGATCGAGGTCGCCGCGCGCACGCAGCTCTCGGAATTGATGGCGGCCTGCGATCACGCTCCGCTCAACGTCATCAAGCAACTCGCCTTCGACGACGAGATCGACGTTGCCGGTCCCGTGCTGCGCGAGTCCACCAGGCTCGACGAGAAGGTGCTGCTCGAGAACGCCATGACCAAGGGCCAGTCGCATCTGCTCGCGATCGCCCAGCGCAAATCCATCGGCGAGGCCGTGACCGACGTACTGGTCAAGCGCGGCGACCAGGAGGTCGTGACCTCCGTCGCCAGGAACGAGGGCGCGCGTTTCTCCGGCTCGGGCCTGCTCCACATGGTCAGGCGCGCCGAGGGCGACTCGATCCTCGCCGAGCAGCTCGGCCTGCGCAAGGACGTTCCGCGCCACGTTTTCCAGCAGCTCATCTCGAAAGCGTCGGAAGACGTCCGCCGCCGGCTCGAGCACGAGCGCCCCGAGATGATGGCGCAGATCCAGAGCTCGGTGACCGAAGTCACCGGCGATTTGCAGTCCAAGTTCGGTCCCTCGTCGCGCAGCTATTTCGTCGCCAAGCGCGTGGTGACGACGCAGCACCGGCAGGGCAACCTCAACCAGGACTCGATCTCGAACTATGCACGCCAACACCGCCTCGACGAGGTGCAGATCGGCCTGTCGCTGCTGTCGGCGCTGCCGGTCGACGTGATCGAGCGCGCGATGATGGACCGCAACCGCGAGATATTGCTGGTGCTGTGCAAGGCGCTCGACTTTTCATGGGACACGACCATGTCGCTGTTGTTCCTCGGCGCCAAGGATCACCTGATCACGGCGCGTGAGCTCCACGACAATGAGCGCGATTTCGGCCGGCTCAAGGTCGAGACCTCGCGCAGCGTTCTGAAGTTCTACCAGTCGCGCAAGAACAGCGCCGGCGTCGATCCCGTCACGGGTCGTCAGGGCGAGCTCCAGGTGCACTGA
- a CDS encoding ferrous iron transporter B, producing MEAPMLHLALVGTPNSGKTSLFNALTGSRQKVANYPGVTVERKEGFFVTPQGRQVSVVDLPGTYSLRGRSPDEEITRDFVLGKASGESMPDLVLCVADSTNLRLTIRLLLELKRTGRPMVLVLNMFDIATRRGITVDVERLAKELGVPVVTSIAVRKGGTADLLTLTDEISAKLAAEPQENNWRALGVAELRATQREADHIIADCVSLPSRPDTWTARIDAVVLHPVGGLLVLALILFVMFQAVFAWAQPLMELLNSGFDALGQFVHATLPSGLLQSFLQNGVISGVGSVIVFLPQIIIIFLFILLLEDFGYMARAAFLMDRIMGGAGLHGRAFIPLLSSFACAIPGIMATRVIDNKRDRLTTILIAPLMTCSARIPVYTLIISAFIPARDVWGFINLQGLVMFGLYAAGIISALCVSFLIKFFMLRDYAPAPFMLELPDYKMPRLKSIAIGVFTRAKMFLHRAGTTIFSMMVLIWFLASFPQPPAGATEPAINFSLAAIIGKALEPLLAPVGFNWQIAVALIPGMAAREVAVAALGTVYAIEGGKEAAEQIGQVLATKWSLATALSMLAWYIFAPQCASTLAVIRRETGSWGWMAATFAYMLVLAYAASLLTYNVAVALGAG from the coding sequence ATGGAAGCACCCATGCTGCATCTCGCCCTGGTCGGCACGCCAAACAGCGGCAAGACCTCGCTGTTCAATGCGCTGACCGGCAGCCGGCAGAAGGTCGCGAACTACCCGGGCGTCACCGTCGAGCGCAAGGAGGGCTTTTTCGTCACCCCGCAGGGACGTCAGGTCTCGGTCGTCGACCTGCCCGGCACCTATTCGCTGCGCGGTCGCAGCCCGGACGAGGAGATCACCCGCGACTTCGTACTCGGCAAGGCCTCCGGCGAGAGCATGCCCGACCTCGTGCTTTGCGTCGCCGATTCGACCAATCTGCGGCTGACCATCCGCCTCCTGCTCGAGCTCAAGCGCACCGGCCGGCCGATGGTGCTGGTGCTCAACATGTTCGACATCGCGACCCGCCGCGGCATCACGGTGGACGTGGAGCGGCTCGCCAAGGAGCTCGGCGTGCCCGTAGTCACCTCGATCGCGGTGCGCAAGGGCGGCACCGCCGACCTCTTGACGCTGACCGACGAGATCTCGGCAAAGCTTGCAGCCGAGCCTCAGGAGAACAACTGGCGCGCTCTCGGCGTGGCCGAATTGCGCGCCACCCAGCGCGAGGCCGACCACATCATCGCCGACTGCGTCAGCCTGCCGAGCCGGCCCGACACCTGGACCGCGCGGATCGACGCCGTGGTGCTGCACCCCGTCGGCGGGCTCCTGGTGCTGGCGCTGATCCTGTTCGTGATGTTCCAGGCGGTGTTCGCCTGGGCGCAGCCGCTGATGGAGCTGTTGAACTCCGGCTTCGATGCGCTGGGCCAGTTCGTGCACGCCACCCTGCCCTCCGGCCTGCTGCAAAGCTTCCTGCAAAACGGCGTGATCTCCGGCGTCGGCAGCGTCATCGTGTTCCTGCCGCAGATCATCATCATCTTCCTGTTCATCCTGCTGCTGGAAGATTTCGGCTACATGGCGCGCGCCGCGTTCCTGATGGACCGCATCATGGGCGGCGCCGGACTGCACGGCCGCGCCTTCATTCCGCTGCTCTCGAGCTTCGCCTGCGCCATTCCCGGCATCATGGCGACGCGCGTGATCGACAACAAGCGCGACCGGCTGACCACGATCCTGATCGCGCCGCTGATGACCTGCTCGGCGCGGATCCCGGTCTACACCCTGATCATCTCCGCCTTCATTCCGGCCAGGGACGTCTGGGGCTTCATCAACCTCCAGGGCCTCGTCATGTTCGGCCTCTACGCCGCCGGCATCATCAGCGCGCTCTGCGTCTCGTTCCTGATAAAGTTCTTCATGCTGCGCGACTACGCGCCGGCGCCGTTCATGCTGGAGCTGCCGGACTACAAGATGCCGCGGCTGAAATCGATCGCGATCGGCGTCTTCACGCGGGCCAAGATGTTCCTCCACCGCGCCGGCACCACGATCTTCTCGATGATGGTGCTGATCTGGTTCTTGGCCTCGTTCCCGCAGCCGCCCGCTGGCGCGACCGAGCCGGCCATCAACTTCAGCCTGGCCGCGATCATCGGCAAGGCGCTCGAACCGCTGCTCGCCCCCGTCGGCTTCAACTGGCAGATCGCAGTCGCGCTGATCCCGGGCATGGCCGCACGCGAGGTCGCAGTCGCCGCGCTCGGCACCGTCTATGCGATCGAAGGCGGCAAGGAAGCCGCCGAGCAGATCGGCCAGGTGCTGGCGACGAAATGGTCGCTCGCGACCGCGCTGTCGATGCTGGCCTGGTACATCTTCGCGCCGCAATGTGCCTCGACGCTCGCGGTGATCCGGCGCGAGACCGGAAGCTGGGGATGGATGGCGGCGACCTTCGCCTACATGCTGGTGCTCGCTTACGCCGCGAGCCTTTTGACGTACAACGTCGCCGTCGCGCTCGGCGCGGGGTAG
- a CDS encoding FeoA family protein — MTDIHDTRSRMPLGLAQRGYTGVIQHLSAKDAGSALSDIELESRLIELGFVEGARVEVLHEGLVGRDPIAVRVDNITIAVRRREAMAIIVA, encoded by the coding sequence ATGACCGATATCCATGATACGCGCTCGCGGATGCCGCTGGGTCTGGCCCAGCGCGGCTATACCGGCGTCATTCAACACCTTTCCGCCAAGGACGCGGGCTCGGCGCTCTCGGACATCGAGCTCGAGAGCCGCCTGATCGAGCTCGGCTTCGTCGAGGGCGCCCGGGTCGAGGTCCTGCACGAGGGGCTGGTCGGGCGCGACCCGATCGCCGTGCGTGTCGACAACATCACCATCGCGGTGCGCCGTCGCGAAGCCATGGCCATCATCGTCGCCTGA
- a CDS encoding ribbon-helix-helix domain-containing protein: MKSPVVKRSIVVAGHKTSVSLEEAFWNGMKEISGLRNMTLSELVGEIDSNRQQGNLSSAIRLFVLDYFKSRAMAVPPEQKIPAE, translated from the coding sequence ATGAAGTCGCCCGTCGTGAAGCGATCGATCGTTGTCGCCGGCCACAAGACCAGCGTCAGCCTGGAAGAGGCGTTCTGGAACGGCATGAAGGAGATCTCGGGCCTGCGCAACATGACGCTGTCCGAGCTCGTCGGGGAGATCGACAGCAACCGCCAGCAGGGCAATCTGTCCTCGGCGATCCGCCTGTTCGTCCTGGACTACTTCAAGAGCCGCGCCATGGCCGTCCCGCCGGAGCAGAAGATCCCGGCGGAGTAA
- a CDS encoding DUF4169 family protein encodes MGNVINLNRFRKRAERETSAKQADANRTKFGRTKAERSAEQTRADQAKEHLDQHRIDREEQP; translated from the coding sequence ATGGGGAACGTCATCAACCTGAACCGTTTCAGGAAGCGCGCCGAGCGGGAAACCTCGGCGAAGCAGGCGGACGCCAACCGAACGAAGTTCGGCCGCACGAAGGCGGAGCGGTCGGCGGAGCAGACGCGCGCGGACCAGGCCAAGGAACATCTGGACCAGCACCGGATCGATCGCGAGGAGCAGCCATGA
- the fumC gene encoding class II fumarate hydratase gives MDVLMAKTIRPSRRPATRIETDSFGPIEVPSDRYWGAQTERSRQNFRIGIDRMPVALVHALGIVKLAAAQSNRELGLLDQRRANAIIRAAREVIEGELDDHFPLVVWQTGSGTQSNMNLNEVIANRANEMLGGELGAKKPVHPNDHVNMSQSSNDSFPTAMHIAAASRITADLVPALGELLRALRKKEKEFAKIVKIGRTHTQDATPLTLGQEFSGYAAQVESGIARLKVAVKELYPLAQGGTAVGTGLNSKPRFAKLFAKHVAGITKLPFTSAANKFEALASNDAYVLAHGAINSVATGLFKIANDIRLLGSGPRSGLGELILPENEPGSSIMPGKVNPTQCEAMTMVCCQVFGNHTAITVAGSQGHFELNVYKPVLAYNMLHSIRLMADAARSFTEHCVSGIRADEKRISELMQRSLMLVTALAPKIGYDNAAKVAKTAHANGTTLKEEALRLGFVSADEFDRLVQPEKMTRPG, from the coding sequence ATGGATGTGCTCATGGCCAAGACGATCCGCCCCTCGCGCCGTCCCGCCACCCGCATCGAGACCGACAGCTTCGGTCCCATCGAGGTCCCCTCCGATCGCTATTGGGGGGCGCAGACCGAGCGCTCGCGCCAGAATTTTCGCATCGGCATCGACCGCATGCCGGTTGCGCTCGTGCATGCGCTGGGCATCGTCAAGCTCGCCGCCGCACAGTCCAATCGCGAGCTCGGGCTGCTGGACCAGCGCCGGGCCAACGCCATCATCCGCGCCGCGCGCGAGGTGATCGAGGGCGAGCTCGACGACCATTTTCCGCTGGTGGTGTGGCAGACGGGCTCGGGCACCCAATCCAACATGAACCTCAACGAGGTGATCGCCAACCGCGCCAATGAGATGCTCGGCGGCGAGCTCGGCGCCAAGAAGCCGGTGCATCCCAACGATCACGTCAACATGAGCCAGTCATCGAACGACTCGTTCCCGACCGCCATGCACATCGCGGCCGCAAGCCGCATCACCGCCGATCTCGTCCCTGCGCTCGGCGAACTGCTCCGCGCGCTGCGCAAGAAGGAGAAGGAGTTCGCCAAGATCGTCAAGATCGGCCGCACCCACACCCAGGATGCCACGCCGCTGACGCTCGGCCAGGAATTTTCCGGCTATGCCGCGCAGGTCGAAAGCGGCATCGCCCGGCTCAAGGTCGCGGTGAAGGAGCTCTATCCGTTGGCGCAGGGCGGCACCGCCGTCGGCACCGGTCTCAACTCGAAGCCGCGCTTTGCAAAACTGTTCGCCAAGCACGTGGCCGGGATCACAAAACTGCCCTTCACCAGCGCCGCCAACAAATTCGAGGCGCTGGCTTCCAACGACGCCTATGTGCTGGCGCACGGCGCCATCAATTCGGTGGCGACGGGCCTGTTCAAGATCGCCAACGACATCCGCCTGCTCGGATCAGGCCCGCGCTCGGGCCTGGGCGAACTGATCCTGCCGGAGAACGAGCCGGGCTCCTCGATCATGCCGGGCAAGGTCAATCCGACGCAATGCGAGGCGATGACGATGGTGTGCTGCCAGGTGTTCGGCAATCACACCGCCATCACGGTCGCCGGCAGCCAGGGCCATTTCGAGCTCAACGTCTACAAGCCCGTGCTCGCCTACAACATGCTGCATTCGATCCGCCTGATGGCCGACGCCGCGCGCTCCTTTACCGAACATTGCGTCAGCGGCATCCGCGCCGACGAAAAGCGCATCAGCGAGCTGATGCAGCGCTCGCTGATGCTGGTGACGGCGCTCGCGCCGAAAATCGGCTACGACAACGCGGCCAAGGTGGCCAAGACCGCGCATGCCAACGGCACCACGCTGAAGGAAGAGGCGCTCCGCCTGGGCTTCGTCTCGGCCGACGAGTTCGACCGCCTGGTGCAGCCGGAGAAGATGACGAGGCCCGGATGA
- a CDS encoding ClpXP protease specificity-enhancing factor SspB yields MATDHIRYDVLARDALRGVLRKVLTDAASHGLPGEHHFFITFVSKAEGVKISPRLLAQYPEEMTVILQHQFWDLTVLEDRFEVGLSFGGIPERLIVPFSAIKSFLDPSVKFGLQFDTSDVAEVASETLPAAPAPTAVAVPAPAAETVEGTEEPAVPSQGGAEVVRLDRFRKK; encoded by the coding sequence ATGGCGACCGATCATATCCGATACGATGTGCTGGCCCGCGACGCGTTGCGCGGCGTGCTGCGCAAGGTGCTGACCGATGCCGCGTCCCATGGACTGCCCGGCGAGCATCATTTCTTCATCACCTTCGTATCGAAGGCCGAGGGCGTGAAGATCTCGCCGCGGCTGCTCGCGCAATATCCGGAAGAGATGACGGTCATCCTTCAGCACCAGTTCTGGGATCTGACCGTACTCGAGGACCGTTTCGAGGTCGGCCTGTCATTCGGCGGCATTCCGGAGCGGCTGATCGTGCCGTTCAGCGCGATCAAGAGCTTCCTCGACCCATCCGTGAAATTCGGCCTCCAGTTCGACACCTCCGACGTCGCCGAGGTGGCGTCCGAGACGTTGCCTGCAGCTCCTGCCCCAACCGCCGTAGCGGTGCCTGCCCCCGCCGCCGAGACGGTGGAAGGCACGGAGGAGCCGGCGGTCCCGAGCCAGGGCGGCGCCGAAGTCGTGCGGCTCGATCGCTTCCGCAAGAAATGA
- a CDS encoding chromate transporter, with amino-acid sequence MSTDSAPAAQESDREPDPSTASGLPPSLVALFLAFARMSLAGFGGVLVFARRAIVEQHRWMTADEFNETFALCHFLPGPNIVNLSMVFGARLRGIAGGVAAFAGLLLPPTLIMTVLGIIYARFGDVDVLRRSLAGISCAAVGLLIAVVFRMMTPLLKRMDAVGLILMLAVFAAIGVLRLPLQAVLLVAIPLSVAVTFLLRRKVAV; translated from the coding sequence ATGTCCACGGATTCAGCACCGGCCGCCCAAGAGTCGGATCGAGAGCCGGATCCTTCCACAGCGAGCGGCCTGCCGCCCAGCCTGGTGGCGCTGTTCCTGGCCTTTGCCCGGATGTCGCTGGCCGGCTTCGGCGGGGTTTTGGTGTTTGCCCGGCGCGCCATCGTCGAGCAGCACCGCTGGATGACCGCGGACGAGTTCAACGAGACCTTCGCGCTCTGCCATTTCCTGCCCGGGCCCAATATCGTCAATTTGTCGATGGTGTTCGGGGCGCGGCTGCGCGGGATCGCGGGCGGGGTGGCCGCCTTTGCCGGGCTGTTGCTGCCGCCGACGCTGATCATGACCGTGCTCGGGATCATCTACGCCCGTTTCGGCGATGTGGACGTGCTGCGCCGCAGCCTCGCGGGCATCTCCTGCGCCGCGGTCGGCCTTTTGATCGCGGTGGTCTTCCGCATGATGACGCCGCTGTTGAAACGGATGGACGCCGTCGGACTCATCTTGATGCTCGCCGTGTTCGCCGCCATCGGTGTGCTTCGCCTGCCGCTCCAGGCGGTGCTGCTGGTCGCGATTCCCCTCAGCGTCGCCGTGACTTTCCTCCTGCGACGGAAGGTAGCAGTATGA
- a CDS encoding tripartite tricarboxylate transporter TctB family protein gives MADTMGHSATATRNTSVAIGFCLLAVAPQLFEFIWSIGTIFGWGAGRGPATVLISHATALLAGAPSALLGAVGGDTKKASSDVLLALIYSYPLFAVAILTIFMTIRSAQDYIGGIVLMALALFALWASSDLQGMRGFSFGAGTAPRMFGGLLVALGAGIALTGLLTDGPAMAHYAWRGPLFVMVSIVFFALAIRPLGVVVTAFASFLIAAMGTHETRWIEAIIVGACLTLGCALLFPYVLGLPMPMFPRFLAQ, from the coding sequence ATGGCCGACACGATGGGCCACTCGGCGACAGCCACCCGAAACACGTCGGTGGCGATCGGCTTCTGTCTGCTGGCCGTGGCGCCGCAGCTCTTCGAATTCATCTGGTCGATCGGGACGATCTTTGGCTGGGGCGCCGGCCGCGGTCCGGCCACGGTCTTGATCAGCCATGCAACGGCGCTGCTCGCGGGCGCGCCCAGTGCGTTGCTCGGAGCGGTCGGTGGTGACACCAAGAAGGCGTCATCCGACGTGCTGCTGGCGCTGATCTATTCCTATCCGCTGTTTGCGGTGGCGATCCTCACGATCTTCATGACGATCAGGTCGGCACAGGACTATATCGGCGGGATCGTTCTGATGGCGCTGGCATTGTTTGCGCTGTGGGCCTCCAGCGATTTGCAGGGGATGCGCGGCTTCTCGTTTGGCGCAGGCACGGCGCCGCGGATGTTTGGCGGGCTGCTCGTCGCACTTGGCGCCGGCATCGCCCTGACGGGACTGCTGACCGATGGGCCGGCGATGGCGCATTATGCATGGCGCGGTCCGCTCTTCGTGATGGTCTCGATCGTCTTCTTCGCCCTGGCGATTCGTCCGCTTGGGGTGGTGGTTACGGCGTTCGCGAGCTTCCTGATCGCGGCGATGGGCACGCATGAGACGCGCTGGATCGAAGCGATCATCGTCGGCGCCTGCCTGACGCTCGGCTGCGCTCTTCTGTTCCCCTACGTGCTCGGGCTGCCGATGCCGATGTTCCCGCGTTTCCTGGCTCAGTGA